CAGCCTTTTCCAAAAGAATAACTGAAACACAACAGACGCCTCTGTCCTCTAACTAAATGCTCTAGACTCCGGAATCTGGGGCAGCAACCTACTCAAGGCCTGCCCCTAACGATCTTTAAACTTCCTGGCTGGGCTAACAATTCTAAGTAGTTTCCTGGTTTCAGTAAGAATGGACTCATAACAGATGCTCCTTAAAGCTGATGCTTCAGTAACGAGCACAGTCTGCCTACTTGGGGCACCACCTCCTACAAGACCTGTAAAACTGGTTCTCATATTACATCCCCTCTTCCACTATGCCCAAATTCCTGGGCATAAGGGTCAGAAGAAATGAGTTACTTACAATTTTATCACCACAAGCTAGTTATTAGTGTCTGCACCCATCAAACGCAAGGCTGTTAGGATGACCAAATTAGTTCAAGtaaaccaaaattaaaatcaTGATCTCACATTTGTAACTAATCTTCATAATAAAGTCAAGAACATGGTTGGCAGAGTTgttgcctggcatgcacatgtgctcctattctcagcaccacaaaaacagcaggtgtggtggcacatgctataatcccagcaatttgggaggtagaagctgaaggatcagatgttcaaggccatcctcagttaattaataaatatgaaaagagcCCAGACTATATTAggttctgtcttaaaaaaaaaaaaaaaaaaaaccaacaaaacaaaacaggcaaaaaacaatgaaaaaagaatctTCACATTCATATAGCAGCAAAACAATAATCTTTATAAATAAtgaattcttattatttttaaggacTGTGGCCTTTTCTCAGCACTCTGGGTCTAATAGGTACTGATGTtatatctttaatttaaaaattacttttgagccaggtgtggcagcacatgcctttaatttcattcagtgcttgggaggcagaggcaggagaatcaatgtgagtttgaggccagcctggtctacagagtgagtccagggcagccaaggctacacagagaaaccctgtcacaaaaaaccaaaaagaaaaaaaaatgggaggggggctgggaagatgggggtgggtaaaggcatttgccaccaagcttgatggATCTGAATTTGGTTCTGAGGATCCACATGATAAAACCAACTTCCACAGCTTGATCTCCATCCACCTGCTTGGTGTGACACATGAATgcctatatacacatacacaaacataaatgtaataaaggtAAAAAGTAGTTTTGTAATCAAGCTTTATGTTTGTAATTTAAGAGTGAATACTAATAAAATGTTTACCCTAAAAAAGAAACCCCTATAATATCCAGTCCTGCTCCCAATTAATTCTTTAGCTTTCTTGTGCTGTGTACTTCCATGTATTCTAACTTTTATTAAACTAATGTTAGTGTTTCtattataacaaatatttaaatattacttaATGCTGAGCCAAGCTCTGTACTAGAATTGTATTTGCTTTTGTTAGCAAATTTGCTGGAATTAAATTTTTCTTGGATATTAACTTATTTACACATTTACTTCATTGTCTGAATTTATTCCCAATTTTTCATAAATGCACTAAAAGTGTCATAAAATCTCAATGTAATTTGCTACTTTCTGTTCAACCATTAAGTAACTGGTCATCTAGATTTCTTAGGGATTTCTGTTCTGGTCCAATCTAGATCAGATACATTCTTTCCcctccctaaccctaaccgtaacttGACTGGTACCTAGGCTGCACTTTGCTTTGCTCCTGCATTGAATACCATTTCCTAATCCCATCTCCCCATTCTCAGTTTACTTTAGCACCTGGTTAATCACATCTTTAGTAGTTTCCTGAGTGGGGATGCAGGAATAGTAGATATTTATACTCTggtttttctctgttgttttttttttcattctggatTTCTTCAAGTTTACCTCTCAACCCTATTACCCCTTCCATTTCTGTTTATTCCccgcttggtttttcaagatgtgtgccaccactgtccagctctcTGCTCTTTTAAGAGTTGAATTCAGAGTTTTGCCTGTTGGAGTAATAGGGACTGAACACAGAGCCGTATATACACTGGCTAAGTGTTCTACACTTAGAACATACTTGTCTCAGTTTCTCAAGCTCTGAGAATATGTTCctaagaagaaaattaagcaaaTCACGATTTTACCTTCAATCTGACCAACAGTCTTTCTTAACTGAGCATTCTATTTAAATCACAAAACAATACAGACggtggcagtgggggtgggggggctgggggctggagatgtctcagaggttaagagccctggctgctcttccagaagacctgggtttaattatcaaatcacaaccatctgttatttCAGTTCTGGAGGATCCAGTGTTCTCTTCTGTCCTTCTTAGACCCAAACATGTAcacagtgcatatacatacacacaggcaaaacaatcatacataaaataaatgaaataaaataaaaattcaaactaaATCCTCTCTTAAGATGGTATATATCTAGAACTATGAGAGATGCACAGAAAAAATTCAGACTTATACAATAGATGCCTGAGTATAGGTGTCATTGGTGTGCAGAACTAACTGGAAAGTCATGGATGGACTGATACATAACAGTTTGATAAATACAATGGTAAGAGATAGAAGCCAACTTAAAATtggataaaattatttaaaagatctTAAAACCAACTGTTTATAAATCTATGAGATGTATTTAGTATTGGGCTTaattagtaaaattatttttagaaaagactGTTGAAGCTCAGCAGTAGAATGCTAGCCTTAGCCTagggtagaaggaaagaagaaaaagatgactcTAGCAATAAAGATGCCCGTCAGAAAGATTAGCAGCTAACATTTACTGAATGCTTATTGCATATCAAGTGCTGCTCAGATCAATTAACATATATCCTTAATCCTTAGAATCATACTTAGtagggttattattattattttttaactcagTAAGACAGGGAACTAGAGTTATATAACTCACTTAGGGTCAAACATGTAAAGATGCCGTAGAGGATTCAAAGCTAGTCCACTTGGCTCCAGACCTGAGCTTTAAGCTTTAACACATGAAATTCTTCCACAAGCGACCTAGAACTGTCCTCCTCGTAGAAATGAGGTAAGGCTATGTTGAGGGTATAAAAGGACTACTATGAATCAAAGGTCCCACAAAGAGCATGAAGCTAAAGTAAAAACCATGCTTGTCATGTATTGTGAATGAGACGGGACAAGAGTTCTTGTTTAGCcagattgagaaaagagaagggacatTTTAGATCTTTAAATGTACTGCATTAAATGCAGGTTCTAtgtaaatgacaaaagaaaattaactcacccaagaaaataaaagcattccaGGACAGGTAATGAAGTACCACTAAAGATGTTAAGAGCTAGTTtgcaattttactttttatttaaaagtaaaataataactaCATTAAGGTATGCACTCACTTTTAATAACAGGTAAATATATATAAGAAGCACATTTGGATTTTATTATGCAAACTTGtcaaaatctaaaaacaatttgAGAAAAGATTTGTCATACCTTTTTGGCGCTGTGGCAAACTTCAATGTTTCTCTGTATTAGTATTTTCTCACAAATTTGGCTTTATAGAATAAAGGAATGGTAGGTCAAGCTACTAGGTCATTTCTGATATTGTCCCCATGAACTGGCATCTAAATAGTCAGCTATTAACataatgattattattttaaactaataaaaacagtgtaatagttgggcatggtggtacacacctggaatcccagcactcagggaggcagaggcatgcagatctctgtgagtttgaggtcagcgtAGTCTACagagacagtccaggacagcatgcctctacagagaaaccctgtctcaactctcctcccccaaaatcaaaacaaccaaaaaccagtTTAATGACCTTCTGGCTGTGGCAGCAGAAACAAAAACTAGCCTGTTACTGAAAGACAATGTTAAAATATGAAAGATTTTACTAAAActaaaaagtaattttagttCTCTTATCAATGCCTGATTCTAATATCATTAACATTAATACCTATagggctttaaaaatatttttcaaagtccTATTGATTGGTTGATCTACCGATGtacttttcaaaatagaaaaccaTGTTGATTTTTCCTTACTGAAACTGCCACTTTCTCTTCTAGCTGGCAGCTTTTAGTAGCCCTCTAGAGGACACCTACCAGCCATAGGGAAGAGCCATTATAAGAGGCTACCCAGCTTTTCTCCTGCCTGCCAGGACACACTGCCCACAGAGCTCCATAACTTCCCCTTTGGAGGAGCCCTGCCAGTTCCATGGTCATCTAGGCCTGCAGAGGAACATCCAGCTAGCAGAAGCAAGCAGTCTGCTTTGTCCTGAGAGCTACTATCAGGCCCAAGGCTCtacctgcctccctgaggagtCCTATCAGCATCAGGAACATCCACCCAACACCAGGGACACCCAGATGGTGAAAGGCCAGCAtcagaacacaatcaacaagcaCCAGGGCAATGTGGCATCACCAGAGCCCAGccatcctactacagcaagctcTGGGCATCCTGACACAGCTGAAGCAAAAGAAGATGACCTaaaatccaaccttataaagatgacAGAGGCATTAAAAGAGGGTATGAataaacccttaaagaaatacaagaaaatttgggggctggagagatggtccagcggTTAAAAGTAccaactgctctttcagagggcccaagtccaatccccagcacccacatggtagctcacaactgtctgtaacttttgttccaggagatctgacactctcacacatacatgcagtcaatgtacataaaataaaaataaatattttgaacaagaaatacaagaaaattcaaccaaacagatgaaggaaatgaataaacccctCCAATGAAATACAGGACAATACAATTAAacaagtgaagaaaataaataaaacggtccaagacatgaaaatggaaatagaagcaataaagaaaacacaaactgaggcaatcctggagtagaaaacttagggaagagaataggaactacagacataagcatcaGCAACAGAagtcaagagatggaagagagaatctgaggtatagaagatacaattaaaatTGATAGgcgtcaaagaaaatgttaaatctaaagagttcttgacacaaaacatgcaaggaatctaggataccatgaaaagactaaacctaagaataataggaatagaagaaggtggCTCTAAGCTCCAAGACCCAGagaatatttttaacaaaatcatagaaaacttgcccaacctaaagaaagagatgcctataaccATACAAGAAGcttgcagaacaccaaatagattagaccagaaaagaaaatcctctcaccacatagtaatcaaaagACTAagtgtatagaacaaagaaagactattaaaagctacaatggaaaaaggccaagtcacatataaaggcaaaccaatcataattacacctgatttctcaacagagactctaaaagccagaaaggcctgggcagatgtcttacagacctaagaaaccacagatgtcagccccaATTACTATATTCAGCAAAATTTTTGaccaccatagatggagaaaacaagatattccatgacaaaaccaaaattaaacaatatctatctatccacaaatctagcctCTACCccagggaggaaataaataatcctacagcagcaaaaccaaaagaaaggaagcacataaacaccatacacatatacgctgccgccgccgccaccaccaccaccaccaccacctaaacAACAGAATCAACAATCATTAGTCATTAATCTCTCTAAGCACCAATGgactcaactccccagtaaaaagacacaggctgacagaatggatgcaaaaacaggatccatcattctgctgcatacaagacacacacctcggcaacaaagatagacattatctcagagtaaggggctggaaaaaggttttccaagcaaagggacacaagaagcaagctggaatagccattcaaAAATCTAATATAACAGActtttaactaaaattaaaaaaaaaaaaaaaaaaaaaaaaacggggaaggacacttcatacttatcaaaggaaaaatccaccaccaacagaaacaagaggaaacctataaattcatggaaactgaaaccTCTCAACTCAATGATcactgggaagaaataaagaaatgaaagactttctaggattcaatgaaaatgaaggcacaacatacccaaatttatgggacacaatgaaagtagtgctaaggaGAAAGTTCATAGCCCTCGGTGccttataaagaaattggagagttctcatactagcaatttaaaagtacacctaaaagctctagaacaaaaggaagcaaaccacccaagatggcaggaaataattaaactcagggctgaaatcagtaacttagaaacaaagagattacaaagaatcaatgaaaccaagagctgattctttgagaaaatcaacaagatagacaagcccctagctaaactaactaaaaggcagagaaagaatacccaaattaacaaaatcagaaatgaagaggggGTACATAACAACagctcttacttcaaaagcccGTATTTCACAacattggaaaatctaaaaaaaatggatgattttcttgatagatttcacttaccagaGTTAAACCAAGGTCATGTAAATAGTTTTATAACtactaagaaaatagaagcagtcatcaaaagtctcctaaacaaaaaaagcccagggtgcagaattctaccagactttcaaagaagagataataccaatacgcctcaaacaattccacaaaacaaacagaaggaacattgccaaactcattctatgaggccatagtcaccctgatacctaaaccacacaaagattcaacaaagaaagaacttcagaccaatttccctctgAGCATTtatgtgaaaatactcaataaaatacttgcaaacagaatccaagaacacatcaaatacataatccaccatgatcaagtaaacTTCATCtcaaggatgcagggatggttcaacatataaaaatccatcaaattAATCTACCATACAaaccaactgaaagaaaaaaaaaatcacatgatcatcttattagatgtagaaaaagtttaacaaaatccaacacctccaAAACTtttcttggagagatcagggatacaaggcccatacctaagtataataaaggctatatacagcgagctgatagccaacatcaaattaagttgagagaaactcaaagcaattccactaaaatcagggacaagacaaggctgctcactctctccatatttcttcaatatagtagttgaagttctagctagagcaataagacaactaaaggagatcaaggggataacaaattggaaagaaagaagttaaaattcctctgtttgcagatgatgatagtatacataagtgacccctcaAATTCTACCAGAGGACTCCTACAGCatatgaacaccttcagcaaaatggctagatacaattaaaaacaaaacaaagcaaaaaacaaaccagtagCCCTTCTGCATATAAACGACAAACATTTTGAGAAAGGAATTAGGGAAAgaacacccttcatgatagccacgcataatataaaataccttggtgtaactctaatcaagcaagtgaaagactggtGGACTAGAGGgaggcttctcttttctgaggggtaagggagggagatagggggaagagggagggagggtggggccaggaggagaggaggaagggggctatgattgagacgtaaagtgaataaataaatgaatgaattaaaaaaatgaaaaattctgtTAGTGACATACACTAGCAAAATTAAGTATCTCTAGTAATACTGGGTCATATAGCtggtttcattttactttatggcCACAGAAAGCTAAATATACACTTTCCCTTTGTAGTAAGAAAGGTCTCTTTCCAACTCTGAAATGTTAGGGATTCTGACATTTACCAACAGACATACtactccttctcttcttccttctcctcctccttttttcttggttttctgacacaggtttctctgtgaaaccttggctatcctggaattcactctggagaccaagctggccttgaactcagagatttgcctgcctcttgataggattaaaggcatgtgcctgggagatgtatactttttttttttaacacaacatTCGTATATTCACTTGCTtagaacacaaaagaaatatgATATACCTGTGTCTAATAAATAATGTTGAagtatggtctggtgctttgtatttattaattgcttGCCCCCAGAGATTCTAACTGCAGACTGTCACGTACCCCAAGAACTGCTGTTTAAccctgcctccctgtttgactaatagAGAAAGCCAGTATCTGGGCAGGGGAAGAAGGAGGTAGGAATGGTAAGAGTTCGAGGGCTtggggagagaaggatcttgggaagaggaaggtcagacactggaggggaaaaaatggaaCCGCCACGATGGGTTATGTGGGGAGAACACATGGCCAGATCCACATGGATGGAGGAGATGTGAACATTAACTAGTATTTATGGATtgtatggaaggtagtttaggggactgatatctgccctgacccaggtgaaccaaggctattctaaaatacaatagctatctgtgtcttttattgattggcagtgggttagaaaatactgctgtaataactATAAGCCTAATAACAAACATTAGGTCATACTTTTACAttaacaacaaaatagaaaatggtATATCTAGATATGGATGTATCTACAGATGGATAGATATAGACTGTTTATAACAAATGAAAAGGGTTTGCAGGTCTGGCACTAAGTGCTTTACAAGCTAATGTTTGATGTACAAGTTGAGCctgaaagataaaaattattttaaaatgtaaatcagagacttaattcaaataaatttatatttaaatgtgtcctaccttttatttttacaatgaattTATTCTAATTAAATTAAGAATCAACAAGGTGTTAAATGTAAACATAGGAATCTAAACTTGAAATCTGGGAAAATGGGCTGGTTCAAACTCAGACAGAGACAGCGTAGGTAGCTAATCATATATTCCCATACCATCATCTTACTTACATTAAGGAAGAGTGAGGCTGCAGTGTCTTCTTTATCATCAGTACTAAATGCTTGATTTTAGTATTAAATGAAGAGCTACATTAATACTGACCCTGAAGTTGTCTTAGAATTCCTAATTGCAGACTGAGGAAAAACTAACCCTGCATATTTTAGACACTGTTATCATAGAATTAAAGTAGTTATGTTTTCAATTTGAtagacaaaaatataattttagaaataaaatttaaagtcagGATTCATACCTTGTGCAAGCATGTTAAATTCCAAGAACAGTGCTATGTGGTAGAGTTCCATGGCTTCTTCTGCCCTGGTCATGTTTGGCTTCCCTGCGACGAGAGCCTGAACTTCACTGAGACTCCCCACAGAGGGGCTACAGTGTAAAACAGAGAGGTCCACCACATCGGTATACATACAGTGTAATATCACTTTTGCATATTTTTTTGGTATAATGGACTCATCTAAAATAATTCTTGTGGGAGTTCTCAAAGTTCGGTCTGTGATTTCTTCACCAGTCCGTATTCTCCTTTGTAATAAATTTCGGAAAAATGGGGACCGTGCGGAAATGATAGCCTTGTGGGCTTTGAGCTCTTCATCTAAACAATTCTGATTTCCACCAAAAGCTTCAACTAGTTCAGAATCTGAAGAAAAACTAAGGACAACATCATAGTAACACATGTAATCAAAGAGTCCACGCATATCTACATCAAGCGAATTTGGTGTTCCAAATTCTTCACTCAGCTGAACAAGGATATCGACATTCTGAAACCTTGAGTCCTCCATGCCAAGCTCTCCCGTATAAAGGTAGTGTAACAAGGCagaaaacatgggcatgtcaataCCAGCTGTACTGATGTCCATTATTATCTCTGCCCCATACTCAGGTGAGGAAGAAAgcagtgttttaaaaaatggacacCTTGCTGCCAAAATGGCGCGATGAACAGGAAAGCAAGTCTCTTGAAATATTAAGTCCACGTCAGTGCAGTACTTGTACTCATAAAGGCCGGCCATATCCTTCTGCAGGGTCCGCGCTTCTGGTCTAGCCAAACTGGCTTGCAGAGAAAGCTCCTTCAAGGCTGAAGTCCCCTCGTACTCTTCCACTAGTGCACTGACGTCTCTAACATCCCACCCGGAGAGGAGTTCTCGCATCTGCTTGGCGTGATCAGCTGACCTATTTGATTTTCGGCGTTTAATAAACTTCTTTTTGAGGGTGGCAAGGCCAGAGGTTCTCTTTTTTTTGTCTTGTGGTTTCTCATGGCCATGGTCAAGGCTATACAACTTTGATTCACAACCATAGCCTTGCTGAGAATAGGATGATGTTCctaagaagaaaattaagcaaaTCATGATTTTTTAATATTCACTTTGAACCTTAACATATTTCAAGCCTAAAATTTTTACCAACACATTcctaaataagtaaa
This window of the Acomys russatus chromosome 1, mAcoRus1.1, whole genome shotgun sequence genome carries:
- the Btbd7 gene encoding BTB/POZ domain-containing protein 7 isoform X1, with translation MGANASNYPHSCSPRVGGNAQAQQTFIGTSSYSQQGYGCESKLYSLDHGHEKPQDKKKRTSGLATLKKKFIKRRKSNRSADHAKQMRELLSGWDVRDVSALVEEYEGTSALKELSLQASLARPEARTLQKDMAGLYEYKYCTDVDLIFQETCFPVHRAILAARCPFFKTLLSSSPEYGAEIIMDISTAGIDMPMFSALLHYLYTGELGMEDSRFQNVDILVQLSEEFGTPNSLDVDMRGLFDYMCYYDVVLSFSSDSELVEAFGGNQNCLDEELKAHKAIISARSPFFRNLLQRRIRTGEEITDRTLRTPTRIILDESIIPKKYAKVILHCMYTDVVDLSVLHCSPSVGSLSEVQALVAGKPNMTRAEEAMELYHIALFLEFNMLAQGCEDIIAESISLDTLIAVLKWSAHPYGSKWVHRQALHFLCEELSQVMTSDVFYELSKDHLLTAIQSDYLQSQTY
- the Btbd7 gene encoding BTB/POZ domain-containing protein 7 isoform X2: MGANASNYPHSCSPRVGGNAQAQQTFIGTSSYSQQGYGCESKLYSLDHGHEKPQDKKKRTSGLATLKKKFIKRRKSNRSADHAKQMRELLSGWDVRDVSALVEEYEGTSALKELSLQASLARPEARTLQKDMAGLYEYKYCTDVDLIFQETCFPVHRAILAARCPFFKTLLSSSPEYGAEIIMDISTAGIDMPMFSALLHYLYTGELGMEDSRFQNVDILVQLSEEFGTPNSLDVDMRGLFDYMCYYDVVLSFSSDSELVEAFGGNQNCLDEELKAHKAIISARSPFFRNLLQRRIRTGEEITDRTLRTPTRIILDESIIPKKYAKVILHCMYTDVVDLSVLHCSPSVGSLSEVQALVAGKPNMTRAEEAMELYHIALFLEFNMLAQAKFVRKY